From a single Capsicum annuum cultivar UCD-10X-F1 chromosome 12, UCD10Xv1.1, whole genome shotgun sequence genomic region:
- the LOC107853170 gene encoding gallate 1-beta-glucosyltransferase 84A24: MASASQNTKSSLVHVFLVAFSGQGNVNPLLRLAKRLASKGMLVTFCAPERVGKEMKAVDENSITDQPTPYGDGMIRFEFFEDGSADDSDQSKIFDFDLRMEMLEQAGRRNLPKLLKNQEDEGRPVSCVINNPFIPWVSEIAESLGIPNVLLWVQSCASFSIYYHYHFNLVPFPSESEPEKDIILPRMPVLKYDELPTYLHPSSPVQSLKRAMLAQFHNLSKPFCILMDSFQELEDEVVVHMSKFCPIRTIGPLLFNEPEIASPTDIHVSGDCMKIEEDCIEWLDSKPPSSVVYISFGSIAVPEQKQVDEIALGLLNSEVSFLWVMKPPPEYSAFQPVVLPDGFLEKVGGKGKIVKWCPQEQVLSHPSVAFFLTHCGWNSSMEAISTGVPIVAFPQWGDQVTNAKYLIDVFKMGIRLSRGALANRTVTSEEIENCLREATSKESKVAEMKENACKWKKIAKQAMAKSGSSDKNMQAFVDELKKLHAKKQKENSQ; encoded by the coding sequence ATGGCTTCTGCATCACAAAACACCAAAAGTAGTCTTGTCCACGTCTTTCTTGTTGCATTTTCGGGTCAAGGAAATGTTAACCCTCTTCTTAGACTAGCGAAGCGCCTTGCTAGCAAGGGCATGCTGGTCACCTTCTGTGCACCCGAAAGAGTTGGAAAAGAGATGAAAGCTGTTGATGAGAATTCGATAACTGATCAACCAACTCCGTATGGAGACGGTATGATCAGATTTGAATTCTTTGAGGATGGATCTGCAGACGATTCTGATCAATCcaaaatttttgattttgactTGAGGATGGAAATGCTTGAGCAAGCCGGGCGAAGGAACTTGCCTAAACTACTGAAGAATCAAGAAGACGAAGGTCGTCCTGTTTCCTGTgtaatcaacaatccattcattcCATGGGTAAGTGAAATTGCTGAGAGTCTTGGAATACCTAACGTGTTGCTTTGGGTTCAATCTTGTGCCAGCTTTTcaatttattatcattatcatttcaACCTAGTGCCCTTTCCAAGTGAATCTGAACCTGAAAAAGACATCATCCTACCTAGAATGCCTGTTTTGAAATATGATGAACTGCCTACGTACCTACACCCATCGAGTCCCGTCCAATCTTTGAAACGGGCCATGTTGGCTCAATTCCACAACTTGTCAAAACCGTTTTGCATACTGATGGACTCATTCCAAGAACTTGAAGATGAAGTGGTAGTGCATATGTCGAAATTTTGCCCCATTAGAACTATTGGTCCCCTATTATTCAATGAACCTGAAATTGCTAGCCCCACGGACATTCATGTCAGCGGGGATTGCATGAAAATAGAGGAGGATTGCATCGAGTGGCTCGACTCAAAACCTCCATCTTCAGTTGTTTACATTTCATTTGGTAGTATTGCCGTTCCTGAGCAAAAACAAGTAGATGAGATCGCGTTGGGGTTATTAAATTCGGAGGTATCTTTCTTGTGGGTCATGAAGCCGCCCCCTGAATATTCTGCATTTCAGCCTGTTGTGTTAcctgatggatttcttgagaaagTTGGTGGCAAGGGAAAAATAGTGAAATGGTGTCCACAAGAACAAGTTTTATCTCACCCTTCTGTCGCCTTTTTTCTCACACATTGCGGCTGGAATTCGTCAATGGAGGCCATTTCCACTGGCGTTCCCATCGTGGCTTTCCCTCAATGGGGCGATCAAGTCACGAACGCAAAGTATTTAATCGATGTGTTCAAAATGGGGATCAGATTAAGCAGAGGTGCGCTTGCGAATAGGACAGTTACAAGTGAGGAGATTGAAAATTGCTTGCGTGAAGCCACTAGCAAAGAATCAAAGGTTGCTGAGATGAAAGAAAATGCGTGCAAGTGGAAGAAGATAGCTAAGCAGGCAATGGCCAAGAGCGGCTCGTCTGACAAAAATATGCAAGCATTTGTGGATGAGCTGAAAAAACTTCATGccaagaaacaaaaagaaaactcGCAGTGA